From Cecembia calidifontis, one genomic window encodes:
- a CDS encoding FecR family protein, whose protein sequence is MTTALGTAFNIKAIEGKELKVSLLEGKVKVATPEEEEFLLPGKAASYSDGDNGIKVSDFDEEEVLAWTKKIIYLKDTDIKEVFDILEKWYGVDITFANRPKKDIKVTGKYQDQTLKNLLSGLSYSAGFNYEINAKQVKITFK, encoded by the coding sequence GTGACAACAGCGTTAGGTACGGCCTTTAATATTAAAGCCATTGAGGGTAAGGAACTGAAAGTTTCTTTGCTTGAAGGTAAAGTAAAAGTAGCTACACCGGAAGAAGAAGAATTTTTATTGCCTGGTAAAGCAGCTTCCTATTCGGATGGTGACAATGGTATTAAAGTGTCTGATTTTGATGAAGAGGAGGTTTTGGCGTGGACCAAAAAGATTATCTACTTGAAAGACACCGACATTAAGGAGGTTTTTGATATTCTCGAAAAATGGTATGGTGTAGACATCACTTTTGCGAACAGACCCAAAAAGGATATAAAAGTTACTGGTAAATATCAGGATCAGACTTTGAAAAATTTGCTATCAGGTCTCAGCTATTCTGCTGGGTTTAATTATGAAATCAATGCCAAACAAGTCAAAATAACTTTCAAATAA
- a CDS encoding SusC/RagA family TonB-linked outer membrane protein gives MKNILRRYVFNMLKLFSIALAFLLMGIGAKVKAADDQAKSIENVYLSVSLKEQNLSKAFEVIEKNAGFNFVYVNRDVKDAGKVSVEANSMSLYDILSEISVQTGLDFKQVNENIHVKKSDSRQPVQVVLQPEVTVTGTVVDPSGQPLPGVTVVVEGTSRGTVTDIDGKYSIDANPEDALVFSFVGFETQRFVIGNTNTINVTMREDISSLGEVVVVGYGTLKERDLTSSIATLKTDVITQTPTPNAMQALQGRVAGVQIVSNGAPGASPTVRVRGVGSFEGNAAPLYVVDGMFFDNIDFLNPNDIETINVLKDASASAIYGVRASNGVVLIETKSGKYNQKPEIIIDSYYGTQVPQNVLKMANAQQFVRYINETGSTADIAFVNNAMQRFGRSRIDPSIPNVNTDWYAEIMSPAAIQNHNLSFNGGNETTRYSLGGSYFDQKGLLNDTRNEYKRLNFRAKIDTDVRDWLTVGGNFNVSVARQYNGDDGAWFQAYFAVPILPVYDDLNTQAEPFRLSNAQRLGYRNRQNPYYSLLYNDNRNHVGKVLGNFYADFEILPSKLSFRTAYNYALEIINSRNVGFDFNDGVTDFQSSIGRTNFARFDQVWDNFFTYTDYIDKHSFTAVLGQSFRSEYSEVLFARGTGISPIPDRALENFWYLSNATNFDINGIGDTGDVINSRLFFMSYFGRLSYNYDDRYLLYGTFRRDGNNKFQQKWGNFATIGAGWVVSSERFFNVSAIDFFKLRASWGQLGNDGIRPSVGRPTIQETSTAINDVLIFGRRLNPTFDLIDRWETTVEKNFGFNAKFLNNRLSLDADYFIRDTRNLAVNIIPPVFRATERRSVGEIRNQGLEFTLNWEDRVSKDFSYYIGGNFATLKNQVLSLGGPQYLDGGSAEFRQRSIVGQPFQAFYGYQVAGVFQNQQQIDQSGYTSQFIAENNLQPGDFQFVDQNGDGIINDQDRVVLGSFLPKLTYGFNMGFTYKNFDVSALVQGQAGYSILNRKRGELIFTNDTNIDAELAENLWRGEGTSDKYPSAAGLRKGWNQNMSDYFVESGSYFRIQNVRISYNLLDKSLFGVPMPATRVTFTAERPLTLFNYNGFNPEVANGIDRQVYPIPAIYTLGLNIKL, from the coding sequence ATGAAAAATATTTTACGGCGCTATGTTTTTAACATGCTAAAATTATTTTCTATTGCTTTAGCTTTTCTTTTAATGGGGATAGGTGCCAAAGTAAAGGCTGCTGATGACCAAGCTAAGAGTATAGAGAATGTGTATCTTTCAGTTTCATTGAAAGAGCAAAATTTATCCAAAGCTTTCGAAGTCATTGAAAAGAATGCTGGATTTAATTTTGTTTATGTCAACCGAGACGTGAAAGATGCAGGGAAAGTTTCGGTAGAGGCTAATTCCATGTCTCTTTATGATATCCTAAGTGAAATATCTGTTCAGACCGGTTTGGATTTCAAACAGGTCAACGAAAATATACATGTAAAGAAATCTGATTCGAGACAACCAGTTCAGGTAGTATTACAACCTGAAGTTACGGTTACTGGAACCGTAGTTGACCCATCCGGTCAGCCATTACCAGGAGTGACTGTTGTCGTAGAAGGAACCAGCAGAGGTACTGTTACTGACATTGATGGTAAATATTCCATTGATGCAAATCCAGAAGATGCCTTGGTTTTTTCATTTGTAGGCTTTGAAACACAGCGTTTCGTTATTGGAAATACCAATACCATTAATGTCACTATGCGTGAGGATATTTCTTCTTTAGGCGAGGTGGTAGTCGTAGGTTATGGTACGCTAAAAGAAAGGGATTTGACTTCCTCAATAGCCACACTTAAGACGGATGTGATCACACAAACGCCAACTCCTAATGCTATGCAGGCATTGCAGGGAAGGGTAGCGGGTGTTCAGATTGTCAGTAATGGTGCACCTGGCGCTTCTCCAACCGTAAGGGTTAGGGGCGTTGGTTCATTTGAAGGCAATGCAGCACCATTGTATGTGGTGGATGGAATGTTTTTTGACAATATTGACTTCTTGAACCCAAATGATATCGAGACCATTAACGTCTTAAAAGATGCTTCTGCTTCTGCTATTTATGGTGTGAGGGCATCCAATGGTGTGGTGCTGATTGAAACCAAGTCAGGAAAGTATAACCAAAAACCAGAAATCATTATCGATTCTTACTATGGTACCCAGGTTCCTCAGAATGTTTTGAAAATGGCCAATGCCCAGCAATTTGTCCGTTATATTAATGAAACAGGATCTACTGCTGATATAGCCTTCGTCAACAATGCCATGCAGAGATTTGGTAGGAGCAGGATTGACCCTAGTATCCCTAATGTCAATACGGATTGGTATGCAGAGATCATGAGTCCTGCAGCCATTCAGAACCATAATTTGAGTTTTAACGGAGGGAATGAAACTACCAGATACTCTTTGGGAGGTTCTTATTTCGACCAAAAAGGTCTTCTAAATGATACCAGAAATGAGTACAAAAGATTGAATTTTAGGGCAAAAATTGATACTGATGTCAGAGATTGGCTAACCGTTGGAGGTAATTTCAATGTCAGCGTTGCCCGTCAGTATAACGGTGATGACGGAGCTTGGTTCCAGGCTTATTTTGCTGTTCCAATTCTTCCAGTGTACGATGACCTGAATACACAAGCTGAGCCATTTAGACTTTCCAATGCACAACGTCTAGGTTACAGAAACAGACAGAATCCTTATTATAGTTTGTTATACAATGATAACCGAAACCATGTCGGTAAGGTATTGGGTAATTTCTATGCTGATTTTGAAATTCTGCCTAGCAAACTTTCATTCAGGACAGCCTATAATTATGCTCTTGAAATTATCAACTCAAGAAATGTAGGTTTTGATTTCAACGATGGTGTCACAGATTTCCAGTCTTCCATCGGGAGAACCAATTTTGCAAGATTTGACCAGGTTTGGGATAATTTCTTTACCTATACCGACTATATCGATAAGCATAGCTTCACTGCTGTTTTGGGCCAATCTTTCAGGAGTGAATATTCAGAAGTTTTGTTTGCAAGAGGAACAGGTATTTCCCCAATTCCGGATAGGGCTTTAGAGAACTTCTGGTATTTGTCCAATGCAACCAACTTTGATATCAATGGAATTGGAGATACTGGAGATGTTATCAATTCCAGGCTTTTCTTCATGTCTTATTTTGGCCGATTGTCATACAATTATGATGACAGATACTTGCTTTATGGTACCTTCAGAAGAGATGGGAACAATAAGTTTCAGCAGAAGTGGGGAAATTTTGCCACTATAGGTGCAGGTTGGGTGGTGTCCTCTGAAAGATTCTTTAATGTTTCGGCTATTGACTTCTTTAAGCTAAGGGCTTCTTGGGGGCAGTTGGGTAATGATGGCATCAGACCGTCTGTGGGAAGGCCAACGATACAAGAGACTTCCACAGCCATCAATGATGTTCTTATATTCGGTAGAAGGTTGAATCCAACTTTTGACTTGATCGATAGATGGGAAACCACAGTTGAAAAAAACTTCGGTTTCAATGCTAAATTCCTGAATAATAGGCTGTCATTAGATGCAGACTACTTCATCAGAGATACTAGAAATCTGGCTGTAAATATCATTCCTCCTGTATTTAGGGCAACAGAAAGAAGGAGTGTGGGAGAAATTAGAAATCAAGGGTTGGAATTTACGTTGAATTGGGAAGATAGGGTGAGCAAAGATTTCTCTTATTATATAGGGGGGAATTTTGCAACGCTTAAGAATCAGGTGCTCAGTCTAGGAGGACCACAATATTTGGATGGCGGTTCTGCTGAATTCCGTCAGAGATCTATTGTTGGTCAGCCGTTTCAGGCATTCTATGGTTATCAGGTAGCTGGTGTATTCCAGAATCAACAGCAAATTGACCAAAGCGGTTACACTTCCCAATTTATCGCTGAGAATAATTTACAACCGGGAGATTTTCAATTTGTGGATCAAAACGGTGATGGAATCATCAATGATCAGGATAGGGTAGTTTTGGGCTCATTCTTACCTAAACTTACCTATGGATTCAATATGGGATTCACTTACAAAAATTTCGATGTTTCAGCATTGGTACAGGGACAGGCTGGATATAGCATTCTGAATAGAAAAAGAGGGGAGTTGATCTTTACCAATGACACCAACATTGATGCGGAATTGGCAGAGAATCTTTGGAGAGGTGAAGGCACTTCAGACAAATATCCCTCTGCTGCTGGGTTGAGAAAAGGTTGGAACCAAAATATGAGCGACTATTTTGTGGAAAGCGGATCTTACTTCAGAATACAAAACGTTAGAATATCTTACAATCTATTGGACAAATCTCTTTTTGGTGTTCCAATGCCGGCGACAAGGGTGACATTTACCGCTGAAAGGCCGCTCACCTTGTTCAATTACAACGGCTTCAATCCTGAAGTTGCCAATGGTATCGATAGGCAGGTATATCCTATCCCAGCAATCTACACATTGGGTCTGAATATCAAACTTTAA
- a CDS encoding RagB/SusD family nutrient uptake outer membrane protein translates to MTRNIKTKILIPLVVVLFGTSSCMDLLDQPLENQIVADGTDYTQSENMVLMLYGSYAELNSLQWETFPIISVRGDDVNAAGDQFPLTETDLFRYDRNFWMYNSTWLNLYTDLLYWHGAMEEIQKYQDAGANATLAQQYIAEIKVMRAFELFQLARLWGNILIPNSSQPSALYNVEVSSFEDVLQHIVSQMDEAIPSLPTVHPNQRSDVRGGITAYTALAVKAMANLELKNYQAVADATGQIISSNLFALEQDYYNLFKIPGKLNRENILELQYSDFGTPTGTNTRYLWDFFGPASWTPAVAGAGGGWGFWEPSMKYVKFLLSRGEQTRVQTSILFTPDAITELRNDPDFQNLPSWVSHITPDGDVFNNHPRYKMLSGKFYLPSTQLTPGRFTYGENKNFAVIRYAEILLMHAEALVSGANSTVLSAEQAVNQVRSRAGLAPASSVNLDVVLDEKYAEFGTEWGIRFYDLVRHGKTSELNYEGRSFQQAQHRFLPYPLEQLDIIPQLRNASNGG, encoded by the coding sequence ATGACTAGAAATATTAAAACTAAAATACTTATTCCATTAGTTGTTGTCTTATTTGGGACTTCCTCTTGTATGGACCTTCTTGACCAACCTTTGGAAAACCAAATAGTAGCTGATGGAACTGACTATACGCAATCAGAAAATATGGTTCTGATGCTATATGGTTCTTATGCAGAATTAAACTCATTGCAATGGGAAACCTTCCCGATCATTTCTGTGAGAGGCGATGATGTGAATGCTGCAGGAGATCAATTTCCTTTGACGGAAACAGATCTGTTCAGGTACGACCGTAATTTTTGGATGTATAATTCCACTTGGTTGAATTTATATACCGATCTGCTTTATTGGCATGGAGCCATGGAAGAAATCCAGAAATATCAGGATGCAGGAGCTAATGCTACCTTGGCGCAACAATACATTGCGGAAATTAAAGTGATGCGTGCCTTTGAGCTATTTCAATTGGCCAGGCTTTGGGGTAATATCCTAATTCCGAATTCATCACAACCCAGCGCATTGTACAATGTAGAAGTGTCTTCTTTTGAGGACGTACTGCAACATATTGTTTCCCAGATGGATGAAGCAATTCCTTCTTTGCCAACAGTACATCCCAATCAAAGATCAGATGTCAGAGGAGGAATTACCGCTTACACTGCACTGGCAGTGAAAGCAATGGCCAACTTGGAGCTTAAAAATTATCAGGCAGTGGCTGATGCTACTGGTCAGATTATCAGTAGTAATCTATTCGCTTTGGAGCAGGATTATTATAACCTGTTCAAAATTCCAGGAAAACTTAACAGAGAGAATATTCTAGAGCTTCAATACTCTGATTTTGGAACTCCTACAGGTACCAATACCAGATACCTATGGGATTTCTTTGGACCTGCCAGCTGGACACCGGCAGTAGCAGGTGCAGGTGGTGGTTGGGGCTTCTGGGAGCCAAGTATGAAATATGTGAAATTCCTGCTTTCTAGGGGAGAGCAGACAAGGGTTCAGACTTCAATCTTGTTTACTCCTGATGCCATCACCGAATTGAGAAATGATCCTGATTTCCAAAACTTACCTAGCTGGGTTTCACATATTACTCCTGATGGGGATGTTTTCAACAATCACCCTAGGTACAAAATGTTAAGTGGTAAGTTTTATTTGCCATCTACCCAACTTACTCCAGGTAGGTTTACTTATGGCGAGAATAAAAACTTTGCAGTCATCAGGTATGCGGAGATTTTATTGATGCATGCAGAGGCATTGGTGAGCGGTGCAAACAGTACTGTTTTATCAGCCGAACAGGCAGTCAATCAAGTCAGGTCAAGGGCAGGTTTGGCTCCAGCCTCATCGGTCAATTTGGATGTAGTCTTGGATGAAAAATATGCAGAATTTGGTACTGAATGGGGTATCAGATTTTATGATTTGGTGAGACATGGAAAAACCTCAGAGTTGAATTATGAAGGCAGGTCATTCCAGCAAGCCCAGCATAGATTCCTTCCTTATCCGTTGGAACAACTGGATATTATTCCACAATTAAGAAATGCCTCTAATGGAGGTTGA
- a CDS encoding LamG domain-containing protein, translating to MKKMQIILLAVIFAFAGCTDGYIDDIVAVDPGPDNAAPEILINFPIEGALIRVVEDVTSIDINFEVRDDIEVDVVTISLNGNQLESFNDFLDYRRVVKTYTYPSLGNGEHILSITATDKSGKSTVETVRFEKVEPYRPVYEGEVFYLPFDGDYTELVNIRNANVSGSPGFVNGISGRAYSGASNAYLTFPTAGLLGQEFSAVFWYKVNASPDRAGLLVIGPPDPNNPNNPNNRSKGFRFFREAAGPNQRFKLNVGNGGSDNWFDGGAAADLNPADGEWAHLAFTISGSQVTVYINGEIVSQGGFPGIDWTGCDVLSIGSGAPRFTEWGHLSDQSYFDELRLFNKALSQNEIRTIIDAEKP from the coding sequence ATGAAAAAAATGCAGATAATTTTACTAGCTGTAATCTTTGCTTTTGCAGGGTGTACAGATGGCTATATAGACGATATTGTAGCTGTTGATCCAGGACCGGACAATGCTGCTCCTGAAATCCTGATCAATTTCCCGATTGAGGGTGCCTTGATCAGGGTGGTAGAGGATGTGACTTCCATTGATATCAATTTCGAAGTCAGAGACGATATTGAAGTAGATGTTGTCACTATTTCTCTGAATGGCAATCAACTGGAATCTTTTAATGATTTTCTTGACTACAGAAGAGTGGTAAAGACCTATACTTATCCTTCATTGGGGAACGGAGAACATATACTTTCGATCACAGCGACAGATAAATCAGGTAAATCCACAGTGGAGACTGTTAGGTTTGAAAAAGTAGAGCCTTATCGACCTGTTTATGAAGGGGAAGTTTTCTATCTCCCATTTGATGGAGATTATACGGAGTTGGTGAATATCAGAAATGCAAATGTTTCTGGATCCCCTGGATTCGTAAATGGCATTTCAGGAAGAGCCTATTCTGGGGCTTCTAATGCATATTTGACTTTCCCAACAGCAGGCTTGTTAGGTCAGGAATTCTCTGCGGTGTTCTGGTATAAAGTGAATGCATCGCCTGATAGGGCAGGTTTGTTGGTGATAGGACCACCTGATCCAAATAATCCGAATAATCCAAATAATAGATCAAAGGGTTTCAGATTTTTCAGGGAAGCAGCAGGTCCAAATCAACGTTTCAAATTGAATGTAGGGAATGGTGGATCTGACAACTGGTTTGATGGTGGGGCTGCTGCAGACCTCAATCCAGCTGATGGAGAATGGGCCCATTTGGCATTTACCATTTCAGGAAGTCAGGTGACTGTATATATCAACGGAGAAATTGTGAGTCAGGGAGGTTTCCCTGGAATCGATTGGACAGGATGTGATGTATTGTCAATTGGATCAGGAGCACCACGATTTACAGAATGGGGTCATTTGTCTGATCAGAGTTATTTTGATGAACTGAGGTTATTTAATAAGGCATTGAGTCAAAATGAGATCAGGACAATTATTGATGCCGAAAAACCATAA
- a CDS encoding glucoamylase family protein: MKQLALLFVLIFFLVGCGERGEDVPAFTLLKVEMGTEAINLDPPYSEGLPLDRPITMYFSRPVDEGVLNQGIILSRLNGNPVNVNFATSSDNTNVILRPIGALEAGETYLLSISDLLRSESGQTILSRQIQFKTQEEGLRIESIQFEGGRLVNSNRVIDVNVDLNIEINFSAAIDRSSAQNAFRINGQSIPGIQVELSNEDKRVILKSTSKLPNYSKFELEIDNSLKSASGASFSEEKRVFFTGPDGVLKFPLISDDALLTKIQEQTFKYFWDFAHPASGMARERNTSGNLVTVGGSGFGVMAIIVGIERGFISRSEGVQRLALIVDFLSKADRFHGVWPHWLDGNTGKTIPFSQKDNGGDLVETAFMIQGLLTVKEFLQPSIPTEKVIIDHIQQLWEEVEWSWYTRGSQNVLYWHWSPDFGWDMNLPIQGYNESLIVYVLAASSPTFPISKEVYDQGWARNGQMRNGNSFYQFNLPLGEDFGGPLFFSHYSFLGLDPRNLKDAYADYWEQGKMHTKINRAHAINNPKGFAGYGENSWGFTASDNHQGYSAHSPINDLGVISLTAALSSFPYTPEESMEALRFFYFEMGDRLWGPYGFYDAFNVTESWYANSYLAIDQGPIILMIENHRSGLLWSLFMRNPEVLSGLRNLNFTY, from the coding sequence ATGAAGCAACTTGCGCTGTTATTTGTTTTGATTTTTTTTCTTGTAGGCTGTGGTGAACGAGGAGAAGATGTGCCGGCTTTTACATTATTGAAAGTGGAAATGGGTACTGAAGCCATCAATTTGGACCCCCCATATAGTGAAGGTCTTCCTTTGGATAGGCCGATAACCATGTATTTTAGCAGGCCTGTAGATGAAGGTGTTCTCAATCAAGGGATTATTTTAAGTAGATTGAACGGTAATCCAGTAAATGTCAATTTTGCCACATCTTCCGATAATACAAATGTCATTTTGAGGCCAATTGGCGCACTGGAAGCGGGAGAAACGTATTTGTTGTCTATTTCTGATTTGTTAAGAAGTGAATCCGGTCAGACTATTTTGTCCAGACAAATTCAATTCAAGACCCAAGAAGAAGGCTTAAGGATTGAAAGTATTCAATTTGAAGGAGGTCGGTTGGTCAATTCCAATAGGGTAATAGATGTGAATGTTGACCTCAATATTGAAATCAATTTTTCAGCGGCAATAGACAGATCTTCTGCTCAGAATGCTTTTCGGATAAATGGCCAGTCAATACCAGGCATTCAGGTAGAATTGTCCAATGAAGATAAAAGAGTAATCTTGAAGTCAACAAGTAAGCTTCCCAATTATTCAAAATTTGAATTGGAGATTGACAATAGCCTAAAGTCAGCATCAGGCGCTTCATTTTCGGAAGAAAAGCGTGTTTTTTTTACGGGACCTGATGGAGTTTTGAAATTCCCTCTGATCTCAGATGATGCATTATTGACCAAAATCCAGGAACAGACCTTTAAGTATTTTTGGGATTTTGCCCATCCTGCAAGTGGTATGGCAAGAGAGAGGAATACCTCGGGAAATCTGGTAACGGTAGGTGGATCTGGATTTGGCGTGATGGCAATCATTGTGGGTATTGAAAGAGGCTTTATTTCTCGGTCAGAAGGTGTTCAACGCTTAGCTCTGATTGTGGATTTTTTATCCAAGGCTGATAGATTTCATGGTGTCTGGCCACATTGGTTGGATGGTAATACAGGTAAAACCATTCCTTTTAGTCAAAAAGATAACGGAGGAGATTTGGTTGAAACTGCCTTTATGATACAAGGACTTCTTACTGTAAAGGAGTTTCTCCAACCATCAATTCCAACTGAAAAGGTTATAATAGATCACATACAGCAGTTATGGGAGGAAGTAGAATGGAGCTGGTACACCAGAGGTAGTCAAAATGTGCTTTACTGGCATTGGTCGCCAGATTTTGGCTGGGATATGAATTTGCCAATACAGGGATACAACGAATCATTGATAGTTTATGTTTTGGCTGCTTCTTCACCTACCTTCCCAATCTCCAAAGAGGTTTATGATCAAGGATGGGCTAGAAATGGTCAAATGAGAAATGGAAACAGTTTCTATCAATTCAATCTTCCATTGGGAGAGGATTTTGGAGGGCCCTTATTCTTTTCACATTACTCCTTTTTGGGATTGGACCCGAGAAACCTGAAAGATGCTTATGCAGATTATTGGGAGCAGGGAAAAATGCATACCAAAATCAACCGTGCGCATGCAATCAACAATCCAAAAGGATTTGCCGGTTATGGGGAGAACAGTTGGGGTTTTACAGCAAGTGATAACCATCAAGGTTACAGTGCCCATTCTCCCATTAATGACCTTGGCGTCATATCATTGACAGCAGCACTCTCTTCTTTTCCTTATACCCCAGAAGAATCAATGGAAGCATTAAGGTTTTTTTATTTCGAAATGGGAGATAGGCTATGGGGCCCATATGGTTTCTACGATGCTTTTAATGTTACGGAGTCCTGGTATGCGAACTCTTATCTGGCCATAGACCAAGGCCCTATTATCCTAATGATCGAAAACCATAGGTCTGGATTGTTATGGTCATTATTTATGAGAAATCCTGAAGTCCTTTCAGGATTACGGAATTTAAATTTCACCTATTAA
- a CDS encoding glucoamylase family protein has translation MRYLFFLILLINLTQICSCKEKKGEVELETNVISDDSLMTLVQYRTFQYFWEGAEPTSGMARERIHIDGDYPQNDQNVVTTGGSGFGLMAILVGIERGFITRDEGLKRLDKIVDYLGQADRFHGIWSHWIEGETGKVKPFGRDDDGGDLVESAFLAQGLLTVRQYFQNDHPSEKLLVEKIDQLWEEMEWSWYINKEDNVLLWHWSPSIGFQKNHPIKGYDETLITYILAASSPNYPIPADVYHDGWARKGEIAFNAEPYGHLLELRHNGAEELGGPLFWAHYSYLGLDPRGLKDRYADYWRQNVNHTLANRAWCIENPLGFAGYGEKSWGLTASYSVNGYAAHAPGENKDKGVISPTAALSSFPYTPEYSMEAMRFWFENFGEKLFGPYGFYDAFSEEEDWFPQRYLAIDQGPIVVMIENYRSGLLWDLFMSAPEVKRGLVKLGFSSPHLN, from the coding sequence ATGAGATATTTATTCTTTTTGATATTATTGATCAATTTGACTCAAATCTGCTCCTGTAAGGAAAAGAAGGGGGAAGTTGAGTTGGAAACCAATGTCATCAGCGATGATTCCCTGATGACATTGGTACAATATAGGACGTTTCAATATTTTTGGGAAGGAGCTGAGCCTACTTCAGGAATGGCCCGGGAAAGAATCCACATAGATGGAGATTATCCACAGAATGATCAAAATGTAGTCACTACAGGAGGGTCAGGCTTCGGTCTTATGGCGATATTGGTTGGGATTGAAAGAGGTTTTATAACCCGTGATGAAGGCTTGAAAAGATTAGATAAAATCGTGGACTATCTTGGCCAAGCAGACCGGTTTCATGGAATTTGGTCACATTGGATTGAGGGAGAAACAGGAAAGGTAAAACCATTTGGAAGAGATGATGATGGCGGAGACCTGGTGGAATCTGCTTTTTTAGCCCAAGGACTTCTTACGGTAAGACAATATTTTCAAAATGACCATCCTTCTGAAAAATTGCTTGTGGAAAAGATCGATCAATTATGGGAGGAAATGGAATGGTCCTGGTACATTAATAAGGAAGACAATGTCTTGTTGTGGCACTGGTCTCCTTCTATTGGATTTCAAAAGAATCACCCGATTAAGGGATATGATGAAACCCTGATCACTTATATTTTGGCAGCATCTTCACCAAATTATCCAATTCCTGCAGATGTATATCATGATGGTTGGGCAAGAAAAGGTGAAATTGCTTTTAATGCAGAGCCTTATGGTCATCTTTTGGAATTGAGACACAATGGCGCGGAAGAATTGGGAGGACCCTTGTTCTGGGCGCACTATTCCTATTTGGGTTTGGACCCTAGAGGATTGAAAGATCGATATGCGGATTACTGGAGACAAAATGTAAACCATACCCTGGCCAATAGGGCTTGGTGTATTGAAAACCCTTTAGGTTTTGCAGGATATGGAGAAAAATCCTGGGGATTGACAGCAAGTTATTCGGTAAATGGCTATGCAGCCCATGCGCCAGGAGAAAATAAAGATAAGGGGGTTATATCCCCAACAGCAGCACTATCTTCATTCCCATATACGCCAGAATACTCCATGGAAGCGATGAGATTCTGGTTTGAAAACTTTGGGGAAAAGCTTTTTGGACCTTATGGTTTTTATGATGCATTTTCTGAAGAAGAGGATTGGTTTCCTCAAAGGTATTTGGCCATTGACCAAGGGCCAATAGTAGTCATGATTGAAAATTACCGATCCGGATTACTTTGGGACTTATTTATGTCTGCGCCGGAGGTAAAAAGGGGATTAGTTAAACTAGGCTTTAGTAGTCCTCATTTAAACTGA